A DNA window from Desulfobacterales bacterium contains the following coding sequences:
- the tolQ gene encoding protein TolQ: protein MIFSAGPMVKFVMLLLLIFSLLSWTIIFMKYRQFRNIQDESVEFLDSFWNSKNLADAQVSARENPVSPEAALFSHGYAELQKLGKSRASIRTGEETLEMQLATMDNLKRALRKAESRELQRLGKSLSFLATTGSATPFIGLFGTVWGIMSSFHEIGMRGSASLAVVAPGISEALVATAAGLAVAIPAVIFYNHFSNRVEDFEGDMQSFATDFLNLVERDLLARVAGRETAAPTDP, encoded by the coding sequence ATGATCTTCAGTGCCGGGCCAATGGTGAAGTTTGTCATGCTTCTCCTGCTCATCTTTTCCCTGCTCTCCTGGACCATCATCTTCATGAAGTACCGGCAGTTCAGGAACATCCAGGATGAATCCGTTGAGTTTCTCGACAGCTTCTGGAACAGCAAGAACCTGGCCGATGCCCAGGTCTCGGCCCGGGAGAACCCGGTCAGCCCCGAGGCCGCCCTGTTCAGCCACGGCTATGCCGAGTTGCAGAAGCTGGGCAAGAGCCGGGCCTCGATCCGTACCGGGGAAGAGACCCTGGAGATGCAACTGGCCACCATGGACAACCTGAAACGGGCCCTGCGCAAGGCCGAAAGCCGGGAACTGCAGCGGCTGGGCAAATCGCTGTCCTTCCTGGCCACCACCGGCAGCGCCACCCCTTTCATCGGCCTGTTCGGCACGGTATGGGGAATCATGAGTTCCTTCCATGAGATCGGCATGCGCGGCTCCGCCTCCCTGGCCGTGGTCGCCCCGGGTATCTCCGAGGCCCTGGTGGCCACGGCGGCCGGACTGGCCGTGGCCATCCCGGCGGTGATCTTCTACAATCATTTTTCAAACCGGGTGGAAGATTTTGAGGGCGACATGCAGAGTTTTGCCACTGATTTTCTCAACCTGGTGGAACGGGACCTCCTGGCCCGGGTGGCGGGCCGGGAAACCGCGGCTCCAACTGATCCGTAA
- the tolR gene encoding protein TolR, protein MGMIGRKNRRGLVSEINVTPLVDVMLVLLIIFMVTAPMMTQGVDVDLPETTARPLRQKDELVIVTVNKKGEIFINKIKCSQALLKQQLVSLAGKDRDKPIFLKADKEVPYGIVVSVMADIKDAGFDKLGMITQPRDKTYPMP, encoded by the coding sequence ATGGGAATGATAGGTCGGAAAAACCGTAGAGGTCTGGTGTCGGAGATCAACGTCACCCCGCTGGTGGACGTGATGCTGGTTTTGTTGATCATCTTCATGGTCACCGCGCCGATGATGACCCAGGGGGTGGACGTGGACCTGCCGGAGACCACGGCCAGACCACTCCGCCAGAAGGATGAGCTGGTAATCGTCACGGTGAACAAAAAGGGTGAAATCTTCATTAATAAAATCAAGTGCAGCCAGGCCCTGCTGAAACAGCAGCTCGTCTCCCTGGCCGGCAAGGACCGGGACAAACCGATATTTCTCAAGGCCGACAAAGAGGTGCCTTACGGAATTGTGGTATCGGTGATGGCGGATATCAAGGATGCCGGATTCGACAAGCTGGGGATGATCACTCAACCAAGGGACAAAACATACCCCATGCCCTGA
- a CDS encoding TonB C-terminal domain-containing protein, giving the protein MIDQWKTSLPLAIGLHFLILAAAMVLPSVLERHPVLPEVYTVDLFTVTELTPPAPAPARPAPAGPKVIEPPAAPEKIPVKAPASPPAATPVSTAPAPAKAISLAPRRQKTKIRKKTAPAVNRAVEQGKLSRALQKLQTRINEKEAQRKLDRLEQEAVDKIRAAYAGEAAVEATVTAPVAPTVDTGSKHTETRATTGTDTTPANSGGVVTSDAITQYKTTVEGKIKAHWSLPDLQDWDKSLKAILVITVRRDGVVTKTFFDQKSKNVQFNQSVLKAVREAAPLPPLPPELEENQQDLELRFRMEELL; this is encoded by the coding sequence ATGATCGACCAATGGAAGACATCCCTGCCCCTGGCAATCGGCCTGCATTTTCTGATACTGGCCGCGGCAATGGTTCTTCCCTCTGTCCTTGAACGCCACCCTGTCCTGCCCGAGGTGTATACGGTTGACCTGTTCACCGTAACCGAACTTACTCCACCGGCCCCGGCCCCGGCCAGACCCGCTCCGGCCGGGCCCAAGGTTATCGAACCGCCGGCCGCGCCTGAAAAAATCCCGGTTAAAGCCCCGGCGTCACCGCCGGCGGCAACCCCGGTCTCCACTGCCCCGGCCCCGGCCAAGGCAATCTCCCTGGCCCCGCGCAGACAGAAAACCAAGATCCGCAAAAAAACCGCGCCAGCCGTGAACCGGGCAGTGGAACAAGGGAAACTGTCCAGGGCCCTTCAGAAACTGCAGACCAGGATCAACGAAAAAGAGGCCCAGAGGAAACTGGACCGTCTGGAACAGGAGGCAGTGGATAAAATCCGGGCCGCTTATGCCGGCGAGGCGGCCGTTGAGGCAACCGTCACCGCTCCTGTCGCGCCCACGGTCGATACCGGTTCAAAACACACCGAAACAAGGGCGACCACAGGGACCGATACAACTCCGGCCAACTCCGGGGGCGTCGTCACCAGTGACGCCATAACACAGTACAAGACAACCGTGGAAGGTAAAATAAAGGCCCATTGGAGCCTGCCGGATCTGCAGGACTGGGATAAATCCCTGAAGGCGATTCTGGTAATCACGGTTCGCCGGGACGGGGTGGTCACCAAGACCTTTTTTGACCAGAAATCAAAAAACGTCCAGTTCAACCAATCCGTGCTCAAGGCGGTGCGCGAGGCAGCGCCCCTGCCCCCCCTCCCTCCGGAACTTGAGGAAAACCAGCAAGATCTCGAACTGCGCTTCAGAATGGAGGAACTCCTGTGA
- the tolB gene encoding Tol-Pal system beta propeller repeat protein TolB, with product MKTKTFLLLPAVWVITCLLLSLVAPARAGRIILDITSPDFRKMPMAIPSLVNKSHPDRATETGREMAALLVKGLEFHGFLKAIPASSYNDRQDARWQDLGVDYVLLGQYRMEGTRLVLELRLLNIIEGTMVFGKRYTGEMNRQDEMLLKFCDEVIKELTGEPGISRSRIAFVSDASGKKEIYVADVLGLKVRQITRHGTLAISPRFSPSGRYLAYTSYHHGNPDLYVTDLTQGSTTRAISRRRGLNLAPAWSPDGRTMVITLSKDGNPDLYLMDTRGHILRRLTVNAGINVSPTWSPDGRRIAFVSDRSGRPQIYIMDMVTFQVTRLTYQGEENAEPNWSPKGDYIAFSGYYEGNYHIFIIRPEGGPATRLTRYWGGHESPSWSPDGRQIAFTRRRNGKDEICAIFKNGAGLRPLFKLKGQQSYPQWSPR from the coding sequence ATGAAAACAAAAACTTTCCTTCTACTCCCTGCCGTCTGGGTCATCACCTGCCTGCTCCTCAGCCTGGTGGCCCCGGCCCGGGCCGGGCGGATCATCCTGGACATCACCTCGCCTGATTTCCGTAAGATGCCGATGGCAATCCCCTCCCTGGTGAACAAGAGCCACCCGGACCGGGCCACCGAGACCGGCCGGGAAATGGCGGCCCTGCTGGTCAAGGGGCTCGAGTTCCACGGCTTTTTGAAGGCCATCCCGGCATCGTCCTACAACGACCGCCAGGATGCCCGCTGGCAGGACCTGGGCGTTGATTACGTGCTGCTCGGCCAGTACCGGATGGAGGGGACCAGGCTTGTCCTGGAGCTGCGGCTGCTCAATATCATTGAGGGCACCATGGTCTTTGGCAAGCGGTATACCGGAGAGATGAACCGCCAGGACGAGATGCTGCTCAAGTTCTGCGACGAGGTGATCAAGGAGTTGACCGGAGAACCGGGCATCAGCCGTTCCCGGATCGCCTTTGTTTCCGATGCCAGCGGCAAAAAAGAGATCTATGTTGCCGATGTCCTCGGGCTCAAGGTCCGCCAGATCACCCGCCACGGCACCCTGGCCATCTCGCCCAGGTTCTCGCCCAGCGGCCGTTACCTGGCCTATACCTCCTACCATCACGGCAACCCTGATCTTTATGTCACCGACCTCACCCAGGGCAGCACCACCCGGGCGATCTCAAGACGCAGGGGGCTCAACCTGGCCCCGGCCTGGTCACCGGACGGCCGGACCATGGTGATCACCCTGAGCAAGGACGGCAACCCGGACCTGTACCTGATGGATACCAGGGGCCATATCCTGCGCCGGTTGACCGTTAACGCCGGGATCAACGTCTCGCCGACCTGGTCCCCGGACGGCCGCAGGATCGCCTTTGTTTCCGACCGCAGCGGCCGGCCCCAGATCTACATCATGGACATGGTCACCTTCCAGGTCACCCGTCTCACCTATCAGGGCGAGGAGAATGCCGAGCCCAACTGGTCGCCCAAGGGGGACTACATCGCCTTTTCCGGCTATTACGAGGGCAACTACCATATTTTTATCATCAGGCCGGAAGGCGGGCCCGCGACCCGGTTGACCCGGTACTGGGGGGGGCATGAATCACCCTCCTGGTCACCGGACGGACGGCAGATCGCCTTTACCCGCCGCCGTAACGGCAAGGACGAGATCTGCGCGATCTTCAAAAACGGGGCCGGGCTGCGGCCCCTGTTCAAGCTAAAGGGGCAGCAGTCCTACCCCCAATGGTCACCCCGTTAA
- the ybgF gene encoding tol-pal system protein YbgF, giving the protein MNKRLRNGLLLLILTPFLQQCIATTQDVQNTNLRVRYVDQEVKQIREGILREVQARQAKVDNRLDSLHTDLLGLKGQMEENAYNNRRLHEENKEMLAGLRDQAARQGRSRDQRLARLDKKLSRLDKLLARQDSRLAGQDDRLTRIETMISRNQGEIESIKKARAREAVERAMEAARAVEEARKARELARVTKTKKGVPELIPDKHKKKVSPGIGEKPPVKSIQDPGQGLYDKALDLFRQKKYQAAHDGFAAYLDKNPNGKLKVNARFWMGDSLFNQQEYELAILEYQKVISDFPYHAKAPAALLKQGLAFEKLGDRETARIVLRKLVAEYPKSDQAGVARKRLRKLK; this is encoded by the coding sequence ATGAACAAACGGTTACGTAACGGTCTGCTGCTCCTGATCCTGACCCCCTTTCTCCAGCAATGCATTGCCACCACCCAGGACGTGCAGAACACCAACCTCCGGGTACGCTACGTGGACCAGGAGGTGAAACAGATCCGGGAGGGAATTCTCAGGGAGGTTCAGGCCCGGCAGGCCAAGGTTGACAACCGGCTCGACTCCCTTCATACCGATCTGCTCGGCCTGAAAGGCCAGATGGAGGAAAATGCCTACAACAACCGGCGGCTCCACGAGGAAAACAAGGAGATGCTGGCCGGCCTGCGCGACCAGGCGGCCCGCCAGGGCAGGAGCAGGGACCAGCGGCTGGCCCGGCTGGACAAGAAACTCAGCCGGCTGGACAAGCTGCTCGCCCGGCAGGATAGCCGGCTTGCCGGGCAGGATGATCGCCTGACCCGGATCGAGACCATGATCAGCCGGAACCAGGGCGAAATAGAGTCAATAAAAAAGGCCAGGGCCAGAGAAGCGGTGGAGCGGGCCATGGAAGCGGCCCGGGCCGTGGAAGAGGCCAGGAAGGCCAGGGAACTGGCCCGGGTTACGAAAACGAAAAAAGGCGTTCCAGAACTCATTCCGGACAAGCACAAGAAAAAGGTGAGCCCCGGCATTGGTGAAAAACCACCGGTAAAGAGTATCCAGGACCCTGGCCAGGGCCTGTATGACAAGGCCCTGGACCTGTTCCGGCAAAAAAAATACCAGGCCGCCCATGACGGGTTTGCCGCCTATCTGGATAAAAATCCGAACGGTAAACTGAAGGTCAACGCCCGGTTCTGGATGGGGGACAGCCTGTTTAACCAGCAGGAATACGAACTGGCCATCCTGGAGTACCAGAAGGTGATCAGTGACTTCCCCTACCATGCCAAGGCCCCGGCCGCCCTGTTGAAACAGGGGCTGGCCTTTGAGAAACTGGGCGACCGCGAAACAGCCAGGATCGTGCTGCGGAAGCTGGTGGCCGAGTATCCCAAGAGCGACCAGGCCGGGGTTGCCAGAAAACGGCTGCGGAAACTGAAATAA
- a CDS encoding AmpG family muropeptide MFS transporter, whose product MSRQVFKTIFSWKMVAMFTLGFSSGFPFYVIREVLKAWLTDANIDLGTIGLFSAVAIPYTWKFVWAPVMDGTTPPFLGRRRGWMLLTQCGLVLLILGMGRLDPTRSLTAMAVVAFSIAVFSASQDIVLDAFRREYLTDEELGVGTGIWMNAWRFGMFASTGTAFFLADSIGYGAVHVILSLMMGVGILTTLLVPEPDTGIAAPPTLRQAVVEPFAEFFKRSGVWWVLSFILLYKIGDNMAGAMNIPFILKMGFSKQEYFVIVKGVGMLALFGGAFFGGVLMIRLGIANSLWLFGLLQAVSTAGFALLVIFGKNQALLTAVVAFEFLATGLGQAAYASYMAIQTDKRFTATQYALLTSLMAVPGTIAASITGYLAQGLGWIGFYLACTLIAIPGMLLLLKIAPLGTSNEELDVSS is encoded by the coding sequence ATGTCGCGGCAGGTGTTCAAGACCATATTCTCCTGGAAAATGGTGGCCATGTTCACCCTCGGCTTTTCCTCCGGATTCCCGTTTTATGTGATCCGGGAGGTGCTCAAGGCCTGGCTGACCGATGCCAACATTGATCTGGGCACCATCGGCCTGTTCTCGGCGGTGGCCATCCCCTATACCTGGAAATTCGTCTGGGCGCCGGTGATGGACGGCACGACCCCGCCTTTTCTCGGCCGGCGGCGCGGCTGGATGCTGCTTACCCAGTGCGGCCTGGTGCTGCTTATCCTCGGCATGGGCCGGCTCGATCCCACCCGGTCCCTGACCGCCATGGCGGTGGTCGCTTTCTCCATTGCGGTGTTCAGCGCCTCCCAGGATATCGTGCTGGACGCCTTCCGGCGTGAGTACCTGACCGACGAGGAACTGGGGGTGGGCACCGGCATCTGGATGAACGCCTGGCGCTTCGGCATGTTCGCCTCAACCGGCACTGCTTTTTTCCTGGCCGACAGTATCGGCTATGGGGCGGTCCATGTGATTCTCAGCCTGATGATGGGGGTGGGGATCCTGACCACCCTGCTGGTGCCTGAACCGGATACCGGCATTGCCGCACCGCCCACCCTGCGCCAGGCAGTGGTGGAACCGTTTGCCGAATTTTTCAAGAGAAGCGGGGTCTGGTGGGTCCTGTCGTTTATCCTGCTGTACAAGATCGGCGACAACATGGCCGGGGCCATGAATATCCCCTTTATCCTGAAGATGGGTTTCTCCAAGCAGGAATATTTCGTGATCGTCAAGGGGGTCGGCATGCTGGCCCTGTTCGGCGGCGCCTTTTTCGGAGGGGTGTTGATGATCAGGCTGGGGATCGCCAACTCGCTCTGGCTTTTCGGACTGCTCCAGGCCGTTTCAACCGCCGGTTTTGCCCTGCTGGTCATCTTTGGCAAGAACCAGGCCCTGCTGACCGCTGTTGTTGCCTTTGAATTCCTGGCCACCGGCCTGGGACAGGCAGCCTATGCCAGTTACATGGCGATCCAGACCGACAAGCGTTTCACCGCCACCCAGTATGCCCTGCTGACCAGCCTGATGGCCGTCCCGGGCACCATTGCCGCCTCGATCACCGGATATCTGGCCCAGGGCCTGGGATGGATCGGCTTTTACCTGGCCTGCACCCTTATCGCCATCCCGGGCATGCTGCTGCTGCTGAAGATAGCGCCCCTGGGAACAAGCAACGAAGAACTGGACGTCTCTTCCTGA
- a CDS encoding TlyA family RNA methyltransferase, whose protein sequence is MKIRLDQLLVIKKLAPTRQKAQAMIGAGQVSVNGRTSDKAGRQVSEDSAIKIRQRLPYVSRGGLKLEKGLAAFDIRPAGFVCVDIGASTGGFTDCLLQHGAEKVYAVDVGYGQLAWQLRQDPRVVVMERTNARNLAPGDIPEPIDLAVIDAAFISLKLLLPPLLPLFRDQVSILALIKPQFEAGRGKVGRGGVVRDPELHQEIIREILAFGQGLGLNSRGVIPSPLLGPKGNREFLVHFVSVRAISLSRSRARNNASPSTQSRPVDPHPDT, encoded by the coding sequence ATGAAAATCCGTCTCGATCAATTGCTGGTTATAAAAAAACTGGCCCCCACCCGGCAGAAGGCCCAGGCCATGATCGGGGCCGGCCAGGTGAGTGTCAACGGCCGGACCTCGGACAAGGCCGGCCGGCAGGTGAGCGAGGACAGCGCGATCAAGATCAGGCAACGGTTGCCCTATGTGAGCCGGGGCGGGTTGAAACTGGAAAAAGGACTCGCTGCTTTTGACATCAGGCCGGCCGGGTTTGTCTGCGTTGATATCGGCGCTTCCACCGGCGGATTCACCGACTGTCTGCTCCAGCACGGGGCGGAAAAGGTGTATGCGGTTGACGTGGGCTATGGGCAGTTGGCCTGGCAACTGCGGCAGGACCCCAGGGTGGTGGTCATGGAGCGGACCAATGCCCGCAACCTGGCCCCCGGGGATATCCCCGAGCCCATTGACCTGGCAGTGATCGATGCCGCCTTCATTTCCCTGAAACTGCTGCTCCCGCCCCTGCTTCCGCTGTTTCGCGACCAGGTCTCAATCCTGGCGCTGATCAAGCCCCAGTTCGAGGCGGGCCGGGGCAAGGTCGGCCGGGGCGGCGTGGTGCGGGACCCGGAACTGCACCAGGAGATTATCCGGGAGATACTCGCCTTTGGCCAGGGGCTGGGGCTCAACAGCCGGGGGGTGATCCCTTCGCCCCTTCTCGGCCCCAAGGGAAATCGGGAATTTCTGGTCCATTTTGTCTCGGTCCGGGCGATATCCCTCAGCCGTTCCCGCGCACGGAATAATGCGTCCCCTTCCACTCAAAGTCGTCCAGTTGATCCTCATCCAGATACCTGA
- a CDS encoding SH3 domain-containing protein encodes MKTRGIRKQGVILSAMLISFFLLFSGMTVQAAEYVSIKKDGVNIRSGPGTKNPVLWEVFQGFPLKVMARKNDWVQVMDFEGDKGWIYASLLTNRKTVIVKVDTANMRSGPGTNFEIIATAKKQVVFTPVSQKGTWIKVNYKDEISGWMHNSLVWPANPLN; translated from the coding sequence ATGAAGACACGTGGAATCCGGAAGCAAGGCGTTATCTTGTCAGCAATGCTCATCTCGTTTTTTCTTCTCTTCTCCGGGATGACCGTCCAGGCGGCCGAGTATGTCAGTATAAAAAAGGACGGGGTCAACATCCGCTCCGGACCCGGCACCAAGAACCCCGTGCTGTGGGAGGTGTTCCAGGGTTTTCCCCTAAAAGTGATGGCCAGGAAAAACGACTGGGTCCAGGTGATGGACTTTGAGGGCGACAAGGGCTGGATCTACGCCTCGCTGCTGACCAACCGGAAGACCGTGATCGTCAAGGTCGACACCGCGAACATGCGGAGCGGGCCGGGCACCAATTTCGAGATAATCGCCACGGCCAAGAAACAGGTGGTGTTTACGCCGGTTTCCCAGAAAGGGACCTGGATCAAGGTAAACTACAAGGACGAGATCAGCGGCTGGATGCATAATTCCCTGGTCTGGCCCGCCAATCCCTTAAATTAG
- a CDS encoding prephenate dehydrogenase/arogenate dehydrogenase family protein, with protein MTTIATLGPANSNSWQAARQYAPDAGVVALPNLPAVLDAFNNNQVDLAVLPVYNTREGEIKKYLQGMESLRRGHWIDNVMLAINLSLAGLDGQTGLTTIIGRRSDLRQAEDFIVQRFPEATLVLVDDLGPAIRSIKEDGQRDHGIIGPEEILLAADLVLLEREVAPYNQTRFAVIGREPAPVSGYDATAMLTEPLKDRVGLLFDMLGEFTKRGINLIDLRSENDIKSQKLQIYLETEGHIKDKALKQAVREIEEAIIQEPGSVKVLGSFPRVDMRKKQIRAFGFIGTGAMSRWFADKLGHEGYRTLLAGRHTEPTPVEMIPEVDVVVICVPISATPGTVRQYGPLLSAGQALIILAGEAENSLNAALAHTSPEVEVMLVHNLWGPQVTSIKDRNAAVVRTSRSGVLCSEFEAFLYKHGAVINQDTPNQHDLLMGVGQKLPTTISVALAMTLALNRIATSDIGTHSTLTSLYGILAMARVHTQNPRTYAEIMAAGGDGQKIVRSFAENLLLIVDLADQGKIDELCELIDRNNQYLTQDFLAQQMRQALAVDEVLTKR; from the coding sequence ATGACCACCATAGCCACACTGGGCCCGGCGAATTCCAACTCCTGGCAGGCGGCAAGGCAGTATGCCCCGGACGCCGGGGTCGTTGCCCTGCCCAACCTGCCCGCGGTCCTTGACGCCTTTAACAACAACCAGGTCGATCTGGCCGTCCTGCCGGTCTATAACACCCGGGAAGGGGAGATAAAAAAATATCTCCAGGGGATGGAATCCCTGCGCCGGGGCCACTGGATCGACAACGTAATGCTGGCGATCAACCTGTCCCTGGCCGGACTTGACGGCCAGACCGGGCTGACCACCATCATCGGCCGTCGTTCGGATCTCCGCCAGGCAGAGGATTTCATTGTCCAGCGTTTTCCCGAGGCCACCCTGGTCCTGGTGGATGACCTTGGCCCGGCGATCCGGTCGATAAAGGAGGACGGCCAGCGTGACCACGGCATCATCGGCCCGGAAGAGATACTGCTCGCCGCTGATCTCGTCCTGCTGGAACGGGAGGTGGCGCCTTATAACCAGACCCGTTTCGCGGTGATCGGCCGGGAGCCGGCCCCGGTCAGCGGATATGATGCCACGGCGATGCTCACCGAACCGCTCAAGGACCGGGTCGGCCTGTTGTTCGACATGCTGGGCGAGTTCACCAAACGGGGAATCAACCTGATCGACCTGCGATCGGAAAACGATATCAAGTCGCAGAAACTGCAGATATACCTGGAGACCGAAGGCCACATCAAGGACAAGGCCCTTAAACAGGCGGTCCGCGAGATCGAGGAGGCCATTATCCAGGAACCGGGGTCGGTCAAGGTGTTGGGCAGTTTTCCCCGGGTGGACATGCGCAAAAAACAGATCCGCGCCTTTGGTTTCATCGGCACCGGCGCCATGAGCAGATGGTTTGCCGATAAACTGGGACATGAGGGATACCGGACCCTGCTTGCCGGACGACACACCGAGCCGACTCCGGTGGAGATGATCCCGGAGGTGGATGTGGTGGTGATCTGCGTGCCGATCAGCGCCACTCCCGGCACTGTCAGGCAGTACGGTCCGCTGCTCAGCGCCGGTCAGGCCCTGATCATTCTGGCCGGTGAGGCGGAGAATTCCCTGAACGCCGCCCTGGCCCACACCAGTCCCGAGGTGGAGGTGATGCTGGTCCACAATCTCTGGGGCCCCCAGGTCACCTCGATCAAGGACCGGAACGCCGCCGTGGTCCGGACCAGCCGGAGCGGGGTCCTTTGCAGCGAATTCGAGGCGTTCCTCTACAAACATGGGGCGGTGATCAATCAGGACACCCCCAACCAGCACGATCTGCTCATGGGGGTGGGTCAGAAACTGCCGACCACCATCTCGGTGGCCCTGGCCATGACCCTGGCCTTGAACCGGATTGCAACCAGCGATATCGGCACCCATTCCACCCTGACCTCGCTGTACGGGATTCTGGCCATGGCCCGGGTCCATACCCAGAACCCTCGAACCTACGCCGAAATAATGGCTGCCGGCGGAGACGGGCAGAAGATCGTCCGCAGCTTTGCCGAAAATCTGCTGCTGATAGTGGATCTGGCCGACCAGGGAAAGATTGATGAACTCTGTGAGCTGATCGACCGGAACAACCAGTATCTGACCCAGGATTTCCTGGCCCAACAGATGCGCCAGGCCCTGGCAGTGGACGAGGTGCTGACCAAAAGGTAG
- a CDS encoding zinc ribbon domain-containing protein, with amino-acid sequence MLNISQAHLDETYHCPHCKKQLTCCNAPPFHVGDGLGWGSEFLYICLNDDCSLYVNGWKHISEQYAHVGSYRYMQLPGEKSGTPMMVGSPDAYKGCEVDRAALRLQNKRYCDEKEALAKLDTCVREKNMQPALHLILDEAADLEGRNRACDLLLELDDLACIDPIRNHEFRNNKIEQKINMTISQLLHNNYRKECPHCAEIIKARAKVCMHCNRDLK; translated from the coding sequence ATGCTTAATATCTCCCAGGCCCACCTGGATGAAACATACCACTGCCCGCACTGCAAAAAGCAGCTTACCTGTTGTAATGCACCGCCGTTTCACGTGGGCGACGGCCTGGGCTGGGGCTCCGAATTCCTCTATATCTGTTTAAACGATGACTGCTCCCTGTATGTAAACGGCTGGAAACATATCTCGGAACAGTACGCCCATGTGGGTTCATACCGCTATATGCAGCTGCCCGGAGAAAAAAGCGGCACCCCGATGATGGTGGGCAGCCCCGATGCCTACAAGGGCTGTGAGGTTGACCGCGCCGCCCTGAGACTACAGAACAAACGCTATTGCGATGAAAAAGAGGCCCTGGCAAAGCTTGACACCTGCGTCCGGGAAAAAAACATGCAGCCCGCTCTCCATCTGATTCTGGACGAGGCCGCGGACCTGGAAGGCAGAAATCGCGCCTGCGATCTGCTCCTCGAACTGGACGATCTCGCCTGTATCGATCCCATCCGCAACCATGAGTTCCGCAACAACAAAATCGAACAGAAGATCAACATGACGATCAGTCAGCTGTTGCACAACAACTATCGCAAGGAATGTCCCCACTGCGCCGAGATCATCAAGGCCCGGGCCAAGGTCTGCATGCACTGCAACCGGGACCTCAAATAA
- a CDS encoding MTH938/NDUFAF3 family protein — protein sequence MMIESYSFGRMRVAGREYNSDLIVFPSGRIRAPWWRRSGHQLLLDDIEDIVAEAVAILVVGTGASGLLRPVAGLAEQLAQKGIEMLAQPTARAVDSFNRLWEQQKRVGGCFHLTC from the coding sequence ATGATGATCGAATCCTATTCATTCGGCCGGATGCGGGTCGCGGGCAGGGAGTATAACTCGGACCTTATCGTCTTTCCGAGCGGTCGAATCCGGGCCCCCTGGTGGCGCCGGTCCGGACATCAACTGCTGCTCGACGATATAGAGGATATCGTTGCCGAGGCGGTGGCAATCCTGGTTGTCGGCACCGGGGCCAGCGGTCTGCTGCGTCCGGTTGCCGGGCTTGCCGAACAGCTCGCTCAAAAGGGCATCGAGATGCTGGCCCAGCCCACCGCCCGGGCCGTGGATTCCTTCAACCGCCTGTGGGAGCAACAAAAAAGGGTAGGGGGGTGTTTCCACCTGACCTGTTAA